The following coding sequences lie in one Vanessa atalanta chromosome 1, ilVanAtal1.2, whole genome shotgun sequence genomic window:
- the LOC125064454 gene encoding uncharacterized protein LOC125064454, with amino-acid sequence MNASAIILFCSLLGSVVSYNVQRELVYNTGPNDPYFVEVNPNFGLEPSQRIFWGSGSGSNQVGGNGWWSKITNKFPFLENMFGRMKLPAQYGIPNVQQQYGVPDNYQQQFYNGQYYQQPLPSGRDISFTDDAVIVTPPHVPIVPQPIGQPSSDHSTGYNYNKPQYRLELPRK; translated from the exons ATGAATGCATCTGCCATCATTTTGTTTTGTAGTCTCTTAG gaagCGTTGTAAGTTACAACGTACAAAGAGAACTAGTCTACAATACAGGACCTAATGATCCATACTTTGTGGAAGTCAACCCAAATTTTGGATTAGAACCATCACAGCGTATTTTTTGGGGCAGTGGAAGTGGAAGTAATCAAGTCGGTGGAAACGGCTGGTGGTccaaaattactaataaatttccGTTTTTAGAAAACATGTTCGGACGAATGAAACTACCAGCTCAATATGGAATACCGAATGTGCAACAACAATATGGAGTTCCAGACAATTATCAGCAACAATTCTATAATGGTCAATACTATCAGCAGCCATTGCCTTCTGGACGTGATATTAGTTTTACAGACGATGCTGTGATTGTGACACCACCTCACGTGCCCATTGTCCCGCAGCCGATAGGACAACCTTCTTCTGATCATTCAACTGGATACAATTACAATAAGCCACAGTACAGATTAGAATTACCGCGCAAGTAA